One window of Perca flavescens isolate YP-PL-M2 chromosome 15, PFLA_1.0, whole genome shotgun sequence genomic DNA carries:
- the LOC114568999 gene encoding uncharacterized protein LOC114568999 has translation YMLPLGNIIRKHSINYHCYADDTQLYLSIKPDESGQLARLQTCIEDIKSWMTHNFLMLNSDKTEVIVIGPTHRRTSFSKDIVTLDGITLASSTAVRNLGVIFDQDISFNAHLKQTSRIAFFHLRNIAKIRNILCQNDAEKLVHAFVTSRLDYCNSLLSGCPNKSIKTLQLIQNAAARVLTRTKRRDHISPVLASLHWLPVKYRIEFKILLLTYKALNGQAPSYLEELIVPYCPTRALRSQNAGLLMVPRVSGSRLGARAFSYQAPVLWNQLPVGVRGADTVTTFKSKLKTLLFDKAYS, from the coding sequence tatatgcttcctctaggtaatattattaggaaacactcgattaactatcactgttacgcagacgatacccaattatatctgtcaattaagccagacgaaagtggtcagttagcaagacttcaaacgtgtattgaggatataaaatcctggatgacccacaatttcctgatgttaaactcagacaaaactgaagttattgtgataggaccaacgcatcgccgaacttcgttttcgaaagatatagttactctggatggtattaccctggcctccagcactgctgtcagaaatctaggagttatttttgatcaggatatatccttcaacgcccacttaaaacaaacctcaagaatagcctttttccatcttcgtaacattgccaaaattaggaatatcctgtgtcaaaacgatgctgaaaaactagtccatgcattcgttacttctagactagattactgcaattccttattatcaggttgcccaaataagtccattaagactctccaactgatccagaatgctgcagcacgtgttctgacgagaactaagagaagagatcatatttctcctgtattagcttctctgcattggcttccagtgaaatataggattgaatttaaaatcctcctcctgacttacaaagctctaaatggtcaagcaccatcatacttagaagagctcatagtaccttattgtcccactagagcactgcgctcccagaatgcggggctacttatggttcctagagtctctggaagtagactgggggccagggccttcagctatcaggctccagtattatggaaccagctcccagtcggggttcgaggggcagacaccgtcaccacatttaagagtaaactgaaaactcttctctttgataaagcttatagttaa
- the LOC114569086 gene encoding uncharacterized protein LOC114569086, which translates to YMLPLGNIIRKHSINFHCYADDTQLYLSIKPDETSQLVKFQACIKVIKSWMTYNFLMLNPNKTEVIVLGPKHLRTSLSKDIATLDGIALASSTTVRNLGVIFDQDISFNANLKQTSRTAFFHLRNIAKIRNILSQNDAEKLVHAFVTSRLDYCNSLLSGCSNKSLKTLQLIQNAAARVLTRTKKRDHVSPVLASLHWLPVESRIEFKILLLTYKALNGLAPSYLEELLIPYCPTRALRSQNAELLVVPRVSKCRMGARAFSYQAPLLWNQLPIWVRGAETVIAFKKELKTLLFDKAYS; encoded by the coding sequence tatatgcttcctctaggcaatattattaggaaacactcaattaactttcactgttatgcggatgacacccaattatacttgtcaatcaaaccagacgaaaccagtcagctagttaaatttcaagcgtgcattaaagttataaaatcctggatgacctataattttctgatgttaaaccctaacaaaactgaagttattgtactgggacctaaacacctcagaacctcattatctaaagacatagctactctggatggtattgccctggcctccagcactactgtcagaaatttaggagttatttttgatcaggatatatcctttaatgccaatctaaaacaaacctcaagaacagccttttttcatcttcgtaacattgccaaaattaggaatatcctgtctcaaaatgacgctgaaaaactagtccatgcatttgttacgtccaggctggactattgtaattccctactgtcaggttgctcaaataagtcccttaagactctccagctgatccagaatgctgcagcgcgtgttctcacaagaactaagaaaagagatcatgtttctcctgtattagcttctctgcactggcttcctgttgaatccaggattgagtttaaaatccttctcttgacctacaaagctctaaatggtctagcaccatcatatctagaagagctcctaataccctattgtcccactagagcactgcgctcccagaatgcagagttactggtggtacctagagtctctaaatgtagaatgggagcaagagccttcagttatcaggctcctctcctatggaaccagctcccgatctgggttcggggggcagaaactgtaatcgctttcaagaaagaacttaaaactcttctatttgataaagcttatagttag